A region from the Actinomycetota bacterium genome encodes:
- a CDS encoding HAMP domain-containing histidine kinase, with product MIESRIPRWQTWFESFDPVGPIVTVHVLVLAMFGDVLHPVGTLIVAGILLLWRTGLDTLADRIALVRKGGVYLIRGVGSLVLVGVIVALDGGTESPFFFAMLIVVVWEAVTSPLRRIIWMAVAAVVVYLGVIAGANDVTVTSVVRLGVFLAFIGLLIWGRALSEYWQRESTRARTLAAGIAEEAPIGFALYDGDSLRCLFANETARRFGLADTEHTTIARFGGSAVPGQRLGEVLAGMVTSGEPGPPSLYVVPSTTGRETFLRIGASLHREMNDPALLMVYAEDVTSQVLAGEQHRRFMESANHQFRTPLSPIVGYSELIAKGELEGEDLREAAVAIRDAGARIEQLLDRISSVLRLQRGPQRSVVAVTIGELIDSYLLGARPGLESLVTVEGERSLVVRCDPLPLTIALYELIENSRRYGTPPVTISVRSIPAGVCLRVCDLGPGPDIDSRTPLGQAWSLLAHSEVMPPEMGDRLGITYAHTLTVAAGGSLRFERAKASWAFAIDLPIGRSSSVAGERRQE from the coding sequence TTGATCGAAAGCCGAATTCCACGATGGCAGACGTGGTTTGAGAGTTTTGACCCGGTTGGACCGATTGTCACGGTCCATGTGCTTGTGCTCGCCATGTTTGGTGATGTGCTGCACCCGGTCGGTACGCTGATCGTTGCCGGCATTCTGCTGCTCTGGCGAACGGGGTTGGACACTCTCGCCGATCGGATCGCGTTGGTTCGTAAAGGCGGCGTGTATCTGATCCGTGGTGTGGGCTCGCTGGTGCTGGTGGGTGTGATCGTTGCGCTGGACGGGGGCACCGAGAGCCCGTTCTTCTTCGCAATGCTGATCGTGGTTGTTTGGGAGGCGGTGACCAGCCCGCTTCGACGGATCATCTGGATGGCGGTTGCCGCCGTGGTGGTGTATCTGGGTGTGATCGCGGGCGCCAACGATGTGACCGTCACCAGCGTGGTTCGGTTGGGTGTGTTCCTGGCATTCATCGGGTTGCTGATCTGGGGGCGGGCCTTGTCCGAGTACTGGCAGAGGGAGTCGACTCGGGCGAGGACGCTTGCGGCCGGGATCGCCGAGGAGGCCCCGATCGGTTTCGCCTTGTACGACGGAGACTCGCTGCGTTGCCTGTTCGCCAACGAGACGGCCCGGCGTTTCGGACTCGCCGACACCGAACATACGACGATCGCTCGCTTTGGCGGGTCGGCGGTCCCCGGCCAGCGATTGGGAGAGGTGCTCGCGGGAATGGTGACCTCAGGCGAGCCGGGGCCGCCATCGCTCTACGTGGTGCCTTCGACCACCGGCAGGGAGACGTTCCTGCGGATCGGAGCGTCGTTGCATCGGGAGATGAACGATCCGGCCCTGCTGATGGTCTACGCCGAGGACGTAACCAGTCAGGTGTTGGCGGGTGAGCAGCACCGGCGGTTCATGGAGTCGGCCAATCACCAGTTCAGGACCCCATTGTCGCCGATCGTGGGGTATTCGGAGTTGATCGCCAAGGGGGAGTTGGAGGGCGAAGACCTGCGGGAGGCCGCTGTGGCGATTCGGGATGCAGGCGCTCGGATCGAGCAACTCTTGGACCGGATCAGCTCGGTGTTACGGCTGCAGCGAGGACCTCAGCGGTCCGTGGTGGCGGTCACGATCGGAGAGCTGATCGACAGCTACCTGCTTGGTGCCAGACCCGGTCTGGAGTCGCTGGTGACGGTGGAAGGGGAGCGAAGTCTGGTGGTCCGTTGTGATCCCCTTCCACTCACGATCGCCCTCTACGAACTCATCGAGAACAGCCGAAGATACGGCACACCGCCCGTCACCATCTCGGTTCGATCGATCCCCGCCGGCGTCTGCCTGCGCGTCTGTGATCTGGGTCCGGGACCCGATATCGACTCGAGGACACCCCTCGGCCAAGCGTGGAGCCTTCTCGCCCATTCCGAGGTGATGCCACCGGAGATGGGCGACCGACTCGGCATCACCTATGCCCACACTCTGACGGTCGCGGCGGGAGGTTCGCTCCGATTCGAACGGGCCAAGGCGAGTTGGGCGTTCGCCATCGATCTACCGATCGGCCGCTCGAGCAGCGTTGCCGGCGAGCGACGGCAGGAATAG